The following are from one region of the Pseudodesulfovibrio piezophilus C1TLV30 genome:
- a CDS encoding HAD family hydrolase yields the protein MDSIYDAQYFLFDLDGTLADSLSVMFAVYTAFSKKYAFTPTTQEFDILNGPSLSEIVEYLAQKHRLHHNPESLQKSYEDLITESYLSLVQPFSGASELLRKLHKSGKRLFLVTSSSKINGEGFLRCHGWEQLFEGAVYGDEVKSSKPHSEIYQQVLSRYSLNPRYGVAVEDSINGVKSATGAGLFTVGINQDADSLLACGASIVFPALADFYQEVNCA from the coding sequence ATGGATAGTATATATGATGCACAGTATTTCTTGTTTGATCTTGATGGTACGCTCGCAGACAGCCTTTCGGTTATGTTCGCTGTCTATACCGCCTTCTCAAAAAAATATGCATTTACTCCGACAACACAAGAGTTTGATATTCTCAACGGTCCTTCACTCTCAGAGATTGTCGAGTATTTAGCTCAGAAGCACAGGCTCCACCACAATCCCGAGAGTCTGCAAAAATCATATGAAGATTTGATCACGGAATCGTATCTCAGCTTAGTCCAGCCTTTTTCTGGTGCAAGTGAGCTTTTGAGAAAACTTCACAAAAGTGGAAAGCGCCTTTTTTTAGTCACGTCATCCAGCAAAATAAATGGCGAGGGCTTTCTTCGGTGTCACGGTTGGGAACAGCTTTTTGAAGGGGCCGTGTATGGTGATGAGGTTAAATCCTCAAAACCGCACAGTGAAATTTACCAGCAGGTGCTTAGTCGCTATTCTCTCAATCCCCGTTATGGTGTGGCTGTTGAAGACTCAATAAATGGTGTGAAGTCTGCCACTGGCGCTGGACTGTTTACAGTCGGTATCAATCAAGATGCTGATTCGTTGCTGGCCTGCGGAGCTTCAATTGTTTTTCCTGCGCTCGCCGATTTTTATCAGGAGGTTAATTGTGCATGA
- a CDS encoding GNAT family N-acetyltransferase, producing the protein MFFKEIQPRMADAHLIMDWRNDPVTLQMFYHSSPKKMPEFYTEYLEEYFHEKQCPAVFAFLNDVPVAFLRFEEYQDLECVGRAMDISINVNPAERKKGMGVQVLKAAMGYLRERGISCVIAEIKVENDASIGAFRSAGFEYLDSKQKMIHDIQKSIPIVRYVKML; encoded by the coding sequence ATGTTTTTTAAAGAGATTCAACCTCGGATGGCTGACGCCCATTTGATTATGGATTGGCGGAATGATCCTGTCACCTTGCAAATGTTTTACCATTCTTCGCCAAAAAAAATGCCCGAATTTTACACAGAGTACTTGGAAGAGTACTTTCATGAAAAGCAGTGCCCGGCTGTCTTTGCTTTTCTGAATGACGTCCCTGTCGCCTTTTTACGCTTTGAAGAGTATCAGGATTTAGAATGTGTTGGTCGTGCCATGGATATCAGTATTAATGTTAATCCTGCCGAACGGAAAAAAGGGATGGGGGTACAGGTACTCAAGGCGGCTATGGGCTATTTGCGAGAAAGGGGTATTTCTTGCGTCATCGCTGAAATCAAAGTGGAAAATGATGCTTCTATAGGTGCTTTTCGTTCTGCGGGGTTTGAGTATTTGGATTCAAAGCAGAAAATGATTCATGATATTCAAAAAAGTATACCGATAGTTAGATATGTTAAGATGCTATAA
- a CDS encoding amidohydrolase family protein has translation MNIFDFNIHFTNKENCKNPHVESDETRMQPSDLMMCYDSFREDLCAHTSGANFMLFNQSLFFDKDLRTFFHKVREDLPASHFSALIDFRHEDAEGAVDNAAMQGVRSLKFHSYFQRISEVDFEAALRVAKRAESLDMFVCVDTSYGTSGMYAFDNLKLACLLADELSCPILLLHSGGLRALEAMLLAEEKQNVFLETSFSLAYYAGSRVQDDLEFAYKKLGPEKLIYGSDYPYVDFSSSLEVLTNLAKACRFSDAEIEKVAWENSIKLFS, from the coding sequence ATGAATATTTTCGATTTCAATATCCATTTTACAAACAAAGAGAATTGTAAGAATCCCCATGTAGAGTCTGATGAAACACGTATGCAACCTTCGGATCTGATGATGTGCTATGATTCTTTTCGAGAGGATCTCTGTGCTCATACATCTGGTGCTAATTTCATGCTCTTCAATCAGTCTTTATTCTTTGATAAAGATCTACGAACCTTTTTTCATAAGGTTCGAGAAGACCTCCCGGCCTCTCATTTTTCCGCTTTAATCGATTTTCGGCATGAAGATGCCGAGGGTGCGGTCGATAATGCCGCTATGCAAGGAGTGCGATCCTTGAAGTTTCACTCATACTTCCAGCGCATTTCGGAAGTTGATTTTGAGGCGGCCTTGCGAGTTGCCAAGCGAGCTGAGAGTCTGGATATGTTCGTTTGCGTCGATACAAGCTATGGCACTTCGGGTATGTATGCGTTTGATAATCTTAAGTTGGCATGTTTGCTGGCGGATGAACTTTCCTGTCCGATCCTCTTGCTTCATAGTGGTGGTTTAAGAGCGCTTGAGGCAATGCTTTTGGCTGAGGAAAAGCAGAATGTATTCCTGGAAACCTCTTTTTCGCTGGCCTATTACGCAGGATCCAGGGTGCAGGATGATCTTGAATTTGCATACAAGAAGCTTGGTCCGGAAAAGTTGATTTACGGGTCAGATTACCCTTATGTCGATTTCAGCAGTAGTTTAGAAGTACTGACTAACCTCGCAAAAGCGTGTCGTTTTTCTGATGCTGAGATTGAGAAGGTAGCATGGGAAAATTCGATAAAGTTGTTTTCTTAG
- a CDS encoding methyltransferase, with amino-acid sequence MSNILDTISLQMKQRYSVRYGEMGYNIRTLGWGTVEQQQYRFAQTIDMVDLTGASVLDIGCGFGDYADFLRDHGVDYQSYLGIDINQDLLQEAGYRHAEKERNAFKQFNLSTDSCEEPMADVGIMLGVLNMHLKDQMDNYEYTALMIKKALKLVRKALIVDFLSSQLTPEYPREDFVFYHEPGRMLDLSFQMSSNVKMKHDYLPIPQKEFMILIGKE; translated from the coding sequence ATGAGCAATATCCTCGATACCATTTCACTGCAGATGAAACAGCGCTATTCTGTTCGATACGGAGAAATGGGATATAATATTCGGACCTTGGGGTGGGGAACTGTGGAGCAGCAACAGTATCGATTCGCTCAAACCATTGATATGGTCGATCTTACAGGGGCAAGTGTTCTTGATATCGGGTGCGGTTTTGGTGACTATGCTGATTTCTTGCGTGATCATGGCGTTGATTACCAATCGTACCTAGGGATAGATATTAATCAAGATCTTTTGCAGGAGGCAGGATACCGCCATGCTGAAAAGGAACGGAATGCATTTAAGCAGTTCAACCTTAGCACTGATTCTTGTGAAGAGCCCATGGCGGATGTTGGGATAATGCTTGGGGTGTTAAATATGCATCTTAAAGACCAGATGGATAACTACGAGTACACGGCGCTTATGATAAAAAAAGCACTGAAGCTTGTACGGAAAGCCCTTATCGTTGATTTTTTGAGTTCTCAACTTACCCCAGAATATCCTCGTGAGGATTTTGTATTCTACCATGAACCAGGGCGGATGCTCGATCTTTCATTTCAAATGAGTTCAAACGTAAAAATGAAGCATGACTATCTGCCTATTCCCCAAAAGGAATTTATGATTTTGATCGGCAAAGAATAA
- a CDS encoding beta/alpha barrel domain-containing protein produces the protein MRDIKLLECTLRDGTYVIDFMIDPDTVYAFASDLLHVGFEDVEVGHGLGLGAHRSYSAGFTDRELYERLAPLAESNRLYSFFIPYVGNLDDIKMARQNGLYGLRIGMEPAYLKEYMPIVEEAKKLGYFVALNIMKSYTVTPTGFGELAEMVKDVADVLYLVDSAGHILPGEAQNYIKAVHDKVGMIPLGYHGHNNLGLAVASALEVIDEGVEYVDTTLTGIGRSGGNVPTETMIAVLARKFGVTHYSDEFLLRTLKLARSFRDYILAKGKVLDIRSEDILFGYAGFHSSFEGLVRDFADRKGLDFHKVILDVSRKERVFLSKEILDSMIDDLEK, from the coding sequence TTGAGGGATATTAAACTTCTTGAGTGTACTTTGCGAGATGGGACTTATGTCATTGATTTCATGATAGATCCTGATACTGTATATGCTTTTGCATCCGATCTTCTTCATGTGGGCTTTGAAGATGTCGAGGTGGGGCATGGGTTGGGGCTGGGAGCACATCGGAGTTATTCAGCCGGCTTCACCGATAGAGAGCTTTATGAGAGGTTGGCACCTCTTGCAGAGTCCAATCGACTCTATAGTTTCTTTATTCCATATGTGGGTAATCTCGACGACATAAAAATGGCCCGCCAGAATGGACTTTATGGGCTGCGGATAGGGATGGAACCTGCTTATTTGAAAGAGTATATGCCCATTGTCGAGGAGGCTAAAAAGCTTGGCTATTTTGTGGCACTGAATATCATGAAAAGCTATACCGTCACTCCTACAGGCTTTGGGGAGCTTGCAGAAATGGTGAAAGATGTGGCGGATGTTTTGTATCTTGTCGATTCAGCAGGTCATATTTTGCCAGGAGAGGCTCAAAATTATATCAAAGCTGTTCATGACAAGGTTGGAATGATTCCGCTTGGCTACCATGGCCATAATAATTTGGGGCTCGCTGTTGCTTCTGCTCTTGAAGTCATTGATGAAGGTGTTGAATATGTTGATACTACTCTGACCGGTATAGGGCGGAGTGGAGGTAATGTACCGACTGAAACCATGATCGCTGTCCTCGCCCGAAAGTTTGGTGTTACTCATTATTCGGATGAATTCTTGCTGCGTACTCTGAAGCTTGCAAGAAGCTTTCGAGATTATATTCTTGCCAAAGGAAAGGTTCTGGACATCCGGTCCGAAGATATCCTGTTTGGATATGCAGGATTTCATTCTTCTTTCGAAGGGCTTGTCCGAGATTTTGCAGATCGGAAGGGACTTGATTTTCATAAAGTTATTTTGGATGTCTCCCGTAAGGAGCGAGTATTTCTTTCAAAAGAAATTTTGGATTCAATGATTGATGACCTGGAAAAATAA
- a CDS encoding ATP-grasp domain-containing protein, giving the protein MYGVHYNDDYYKDIRYRDILISDLRDLHRIMQFAEKIKPEAIISDQCDYSNFAQAFIAERLGLPGPQIKSAQITNSKYLQRKMCCEAGIPCPSFSLCTSVDEVRAFGEQIGYPIMVKPSDNRGSFGVNRVNSADEVDTAFYEALENCHSRLLIAEKCIEGQHITVDGYVFRDKGPLALAVATKKKLPAKNSIIDGEITYPGELTDDLYEKCKKTLELTAQACGFVFGFLHGEFILTADGEIFLTEIANRGGGVYTSEVIVPHVSGIDVNAIYINDCFGENVVPVSNASESPQKNPVVMKLFAFSEVREGVLKAIRGVEEIERRNDVLKLRMLIRKGDVVRDIQSGADRHGVIIMTNPDLEMLKSNLNEVIGKLEVDIEGY; this is encoded by the coding sequence ATTTCCGATTTGCGTGATCTGCATCGGATCATGCAGTTCGCTGAAAAGATAAAGCCTGAAGCCATTATTTCAGATCAATGTGATTATTCGAATTTTGCACAGGCTTTTATTGCTGAAAGGCTCGGTTTGCCAGGCCCACAGATTAAAAGCGCACAAATTACAAACAGCAAGTATCTTCAGCGTAAAATGTGTTGTGAAGCTGGAATTCCGTGTCCTTCCTTCTCTCTGTGCACGAGCGTAGATGAGGTTCGGGCGTTTGGAGAGCAGATCGGCTACCCGATTATGGTAAAGCCTTCAGACAACAGAGGAAGTTTTGGTGTTAATCGAGTAAACTCTGCCGACGAAGTCGATACTGCATTTTATGAGGCTCTGGAAAATTGTCATTCTCGTCTTCTCATTGCCGAAAAATGCATAGAGGGACAACATATCACTGTTGATGGGTACGTTTTTCGCGATAAGGGGCCTCTTGCCTTGGCTGTTGCGACGAAGAAAAAGCTCCCGGCAAAGAATTCGATCATAGATGGAGAAATTACATATCCAGGTGAGTTGACTGATGATTTGTACGAGAAGTGCAAAAAAACTTTAGAGTTAACAGCACAGGCCTGTGGATTTGTTTTTGGTTTTCTCCATGGGGAATTTATCCTCACTGCGGATGGCGAGATCTTTTTGACAGAAATCGCAAATCGTGGCGGGGGAGTGTATACTTCCGAGGTCATCGTACCCCATGTCTCGGGCATTGATGTCAACGCGATCTACATAAATGATTGTTTTGGTGAGAACGTTGTTCCTGTTTCTAACGCGTCGGAATCCCCACAGAAAAATCCTGTTGTAATGAAACTCTTCGCCTTCAGCGAGGTGCGTGAAGGTGTACTTAAGGCTATTCGTGGTGTGGAGGAAATAGAACGCCGCAATGACGTACTGAAGCTTCGTATGCTTATCAGGAAAGGGGACGTTGTTCGTGATATACAATCCGGCGCTGATAGGCATGGAGTAATTATTATGACCAACCCTGACCTTGAGATGCTAAAAAGCAACTTGAACGAGGTGATCGGGAAGTTGGAGGTGGATATTGAGGGATATTAA